CATTGGCAGGCCCGGCTCCCCACGTGGAACGTGAGGTTTGGAGCCCCCGATGCCATGACGATTGGGGCAGTCTCAGGCCTGGTCTCCAACTCCAAGGGGCAGAGATGTGCGGTCTGTCATGATGCATGCACACGCGAGCAGGTAATGTTGAAGGCAAAAACGAGACAAGATATCATTGTACTGCCAGACCTTTTCCAGTTGGTACTCGAGGCTGGCACAGGTTGTTTTATGTTACACCAATGTCAAGTTGGCTTGTTAGAAATCAACATGCCTTAGAATATTGCCAAAGTGAAATCAGCATCTCCAATTTTCCATCCACACTTATCACCATCGCGATAGTACCGATACATGTCTCCTATGTCTCTGGTCGACTGATAGGCGTGATAATCTTGTGCTGTTTCAGATACACCTGTTTCGTTTTGTCTTATCTGGTGATTAACCCTCTCTATGATGAAAATCCATGCATATCTTTACCCCTCTTGATGCCATGTCAAAGATGTTCATCGTGGGCAGCGGGTAGCGGGGATATCGCTGGCCCATCACTTGCACCGCCAAGGCAGGGCATCAAGCAGGTTATGAGGCGATGCAGCCGACTGGGCCGAGGCTGATAAAATAAGACGCACACATGACGCTCTAATTTATAAGATGAGACGCACCGATACTTGTGTCAGTCTGGTTTAACCTGCGGTGTTTCTCCCACTGCTCGTCCAAGTACCCACCTCTAGCCAAGGCCAGCTTCAAGCCACAGTTTACATCGACAGCATCAACGTCATCGGAACAGCTTCCCCATCGACGATGGCGTCGCAAATTTCCCAAAATCAAGGAGGAATCGCGCGCGAAGCCTTGGAAAATCATACTCCTTCCCGAACGGCGCATTATTACCCATTTTATCTTATAGACTTGCGCAGCTGTTTACTCCTGGACGTGGTGCTAAAAATGTCTGGAAAATTACGGTAGAGATTGGCGGATTACATCACCATCTCGGCACCAGCGATCATTGACCTCGCTGAATTGCGGTCTCTGCAAAATATGAAAATCCCATTTGGCCATATTTCTGGGACCTTTTGGCATTGGTCACACAATTTCAGTGACATTAGCGCAGATTTCTGCCCTCCCTTCCACTGCAAAAAGTCGTCGATAGGTTGGATCCCTGTCGCAACCTAAGCCCGTCGCGGGGAgttccatccatccatcgccaagtACCTGTAGTGTCCAGGGCAGGGATAGGGGCATTCGCCATGAAGCCACCTGAAGCGGCGCCCAGCGGCAGCGCCGGTGCCCAGCGTGTCCGAGGGGAGAGCTGCGCCGTAATTTGGACCGGTTTTTTTGCTGGTTAGGTTGGAGGTTCCACGTCTGGTCAGTCCTAGCCAACCTTAACCAAATACcaacctcaccaccaccacattCTCGCGCCTTTCTCACAaaaccatcatcatccacttCACCGTCGTCTTacttttctcctcctcacaGCGACCTCTTCGCAACTTCTGAGCTTCCACTGCGCATCCCTACCCGCGCAGACGCCGCCTGCAGCTTTACACAAGTCATTGGCCCCTCGTCTTCCCCTCCCTCGCTCCTCTGTTCACCTGCGCAAGCCTGCCCGCGACCCCGCACCCGCACCCGGCCACTTGCACGTTGCCCGACCACAGAGACGCGCCGGATCGGATGGATACCTGAGCCAATTCCATTGCCTTTTTGCGGTTCATTGCAGCCAGGGGGCTTGTCGAGGTACGAGTGCAATCGCCATATGCATCCGGTGGCCTAGCCACGAGTAGCAAGAGGCGGCGCATCAGGGAAAAGAAACGCATGCTAACGGCCGAGTCTATTTCAGATCCCGCCGAGAaacctcctcgtcgaccccTCCTCGAAGTTCGTGAACCATCGTCGACCTCGTCCCGCGAATATCGCCTGTTTTGGGCATATCATGGTTGAGAGGTGGCTTCTCATGATACAGTTTGGGTAGAAGCTCCGCAGCACCCGCATCCCTGTTCGCGCATCCGCCATCACCTCCCAAGTGCAATATCTGCACCCGACGCAACACAATTTTCAACCCGCTTAAGGGCCATCGATCCCGATATCACAAACCAGCGTGCCTCTTTGGGCTTCTTCGTCCCCGGTCTTCTGCAACCTTCATCCTCCGGCGACAAGGCCCCCAGTCGCTTTGGTCGCAGTCTAGAGTTCTAAAGGTCTAGACCGCCCGCTGCGAGCCTCCGTCTAGCTCCAAAAATCGCACCATCTGCTTCCCCTCCATCCCTCCTCTTCGTACCCATCGAATCGATCGCGTCCCGTCTTCCGATCGACAGCTCCCCGCGGTCCTTGCAAGCTGTCTCTCGTGACCTCGACGCCGCCTTATCGAATTTTGTTCTACCACCTGTTTCCCGCTGTTGGCAGAAATCCCGATCCTCCACCATCACAACTTGCTCAACAGTCTTGCTGTCTCTTTTACCTAGGTAGCTCCGCCGTGCCCTTCCGATGTCCGCCTCCGGCTCGATTCCGGCCACGCCGGACGACTCGTCCTTGAAGGAGTTTTCCACACCTGCGTCTCCAGGCTCTGAAGACTCGTCCGAACCAAGCACACCACTCGAATCTCCCAGTCACGACAGCCCCGATGAGCTCCCGAGAAGAATGCCGTCGTTACGGTCCGTGTCTGATCCCCCCAACATGAACCCAAACTCGACAGCCATGGGTCTCTTGGGTATGGCTAGACATCCTGTGTCGACGTCGTCGAGCTTCGCCGGAAGCGGTGGTGCCTCGGTAGAAAacagcatcatggccaaggcgcGGGCGTTACACCAACAGCGAATGCAAAAAGGCATGTCGCCCGCTGGCAGCGGCCCTATGTCGCCTGCGGGACAGTCGCCAACGGGTAACATGTCAAACGGTTTCCCCGCGAATCTGCGCATGCCTCCTAATATGCAACGGCCAAGCGCCGTCCCACATCCAAGGTCCGCTCCCATCCTCCCGAAACCGTCATTGAGCGAGAGGAGGGCCAAGATGGGAGGTGGTATGGGCATGAAGCTGTCTGATATGGGCGGAGCAAGCCCTGTCCCGACCACCGGCATGAGACGAACAGGTCCTCCTGGGAAGCTGTCGGACATTACAGGCGACAAGCCTGGCCAGCCACAATCGAACGGAACGGGTCCTGCAGGTCAAGGGTCGAAGATGGACGACTTTAAGAAATACATCGACACTGAGAAGGGCTGGGTGACGTTTGATGGCGCTGCCACAATTACACGGACCGGAGTCAACTTTGCCAACGGCCAGACCTTTAGCATCTCACTCGACGAGGTGGAAACATTGGCAGAGCTGGGCAAGGGTAACTATGGAACCGTCTACAAGGTGAGGCATGCCAAGAGGAGAGTTCCCCGGTTCGGTCAAGGTCTCGGTGGAAAGCCCGTCCCTGTTCAGTACTCGCAGTCGGACCCAACACCAGTAAGGCCGGCTGAGGATGCTGCCGACTCAGAAAAGAGCGATGGCACAACCGggaccatcatggccatgaaggaGATGCGGTTGGagcttgacgatgccaagtTCACAACCATTCTGAAGGAGCTCGTCATCCTCCACGAATGTGTTTCACCTTACATTATCGACTTTTACGGTGCCTTCTTCCAAGAGGGCGCTGTTTACATGTGTATCGAGTACATGGACGGCGGGTCCATCGACAAGTTGTACAACGGAGGCATCCCAGAGAACGTGCTACGAAAGATCACATACTCGACAGTCATGGGTCTCAAGTCCCTCAAGGACGAGCACAGCATCATCCACCGTGATGTCAAGCCGACAAACATCCTGGTCAACACACGCGGCCAGGTCAAGATCTGCGACTTTGGCGTCAGTGGTAACCTCGTGGCCAGCATAGCCAGGACAAACATCGGCTGCCAGAGCTACATGGCGCCGGAACGAATCTCTGGTGGCGGTTTTGCACAGGCGGGCAACGCAGATGGGTCATACAGCGTCCAGAGCGATGTCTGGAGTCTGGGTCTGACCATCATCGAGTGTGCCAAGGGTGCCTACCCTTACCCGCCCGAGGTGTCATCCACCATCTTTAGCCAACTGAGCGTAAGTGACCTCACATATCTTCAACCATGCCAGATAACTAACTGCATCAACAGGCCATCGTCGAGGGCGAACCACCGGCAATGCCAGAAGAGGGCTACTCGGATACAGCCAAGGACTTTGTCAGAGGGTGCCTCCACAAGATCCCCATGAAACGACCAACTTATGCCATGATGCTGAAGCACGCATGGCTTAGCGAATTCAGCAAACCCCAAACGATTACTGAAGAAGCGGAGGAAGGagacgaggtcgagaaggTGGCAGAAGCGGTCGGCAAGATTGACCTGAAGTCGTCCACTGAGGACGCCGAGGTAGCAGAATGGGTTAACAACGTGCTGCGCCAAAAGAGAGAGGGCCTGGATAGTGACGGGCCGGCTAGACCAGCATTGCACACAGCTCCACTCGACACCGTCAGTCCAATCTCGAGTCCGAACAATGCATGAGTGCCGCAGCGAGGATGTCAAAGCATCAAAGGAGAAAACGAACGAAAACGTTGACCCGCCAACAGAGCAGGTATCTGGTTGGTGAAACAGAAGGGACTCAAAAGGCAGACAGGCAGGCACGGTGCAATAGATCCATGTGATGGCTCAGCTTGCAGTTCTGCCTTTGTTGACGAGACAACAAGCACTTGATTGCTTGCGGAATCTGTCTATCTCCTCTGTTGGTCCACATTTGCTATTGAATTTTTCTGGAAAACGCCCTGTACACGCTTTGGGATGGTTTTAGACGGACATGGGTTGGATCTATGCATATTTCTTTTATGGGCGAACAGAACTAAATAGGGGTGAAGAGGGGCGGTTTGGGAACGGCCAGAGCACCATATTTTTGGttccccttttttttttttttttttttttcctcatGTACGTATACGAAGGGATGGAAAAGTGAATGACACGAGAAGAAGGGATGGGAATACAAAGAGAGGGCTTTGAGGGCGACTTCGGGCTTTCGTTGGGTTAAGAATGGCTGCGATGAGATGAGGTGAGATGAGATGCATAGTGAGTGGGAGGATGTGTGAAGtaagagaaggaggagaaacaAGAGAAATAAATGGAAAAAGTTGAATACTATCGTGGTCGGTCAGCATAATGAATGAACTTGTCAGTGAGCAAGGTTTCCGTCGATCAACGATCATCGAGCTGGATGTGCTTTGAGGGACTTTTGGCTATGGGTCTTGTTTAAAGCCAGAGCATATTCTACGAAGTAGTCCGGAGGGCCAAGAAATAATTGAGGCAAATCATCTCATAACTCCTCTCAAAGGTCATGACTTCATCATGAGTGGGTGAATGTACATAAAAACACTAAAATGAGCAAAGAGAGATCATGGGGAAAATCTAGCATGGGTCTCTTCTAGACTATTTATTCTATTTTTGTTATTATCATTAGAGCAGGATGTGCTCATTcctttctttgccttggtCGTTGTTTTGTTCCTTGGCCCGTGTGGTAGTAGTTCCTGtacttgagcttggcctAGTTGTCGGCAAACTAGCATGTAATACGCAGAGTTGATTGTCGAAGAAGGGGTGCTCACCCTAGATGAAACCAGTATAGAGCATCGATCTCATTCCTGATGCGTCTCAGTTAGGGGTGCTGCTCTTTCAGTAGGCCTTCAACAGCATGATGGTGGCGATATCACCGCTAGGCCAGATCAGCTCCTCCCAGTGGCATATCCCGTCCCAGATGGTATACATGAAGCCACAGAAACCAAGAATTGGGAGTGCTACCAAAGCTGGGCCACGATCCCAAGCCTTCTTTTGGGGGGCAGGGCTTTGAATGTCAGCTTATCTAGAAAGCAATATGAGGTGCTTAGAAAACCTGCGAGTCTGTAAAGTAACGCTCCCCCTCTATGCCGGGCTTCCAGTTTATGTCAAAGATGGTATTCGTCCAGTCTGCGTCGAGGGGGATAGATTCCCAGCCTGCGACCAGGGGGAGAGGCTTCACTTCCGAGTCGATAGAGGCCGGCATCGTTTCTAGAACGATCGTGGTAGTGGCATGTCAGGAGGCAGAGGATAAACACGCATCTATCGGGAAGTAGATGCAGATATAGGCCATGTATTTATACGTTTAACCACTTTATGGAGAGGTCATAGGTACAATGCCTGGCGCCTTCAAACTTCAAATAACCTTCGTTGAGATGCATAGTAAAAGCTTGATGTCGAGCATGGTATAATAGACGAGCTGTTTCCCCCTGACGACCAGTTCGTTTCCTCTCTCCATGTCTAAACTAAGCGGCCAGGATGTATGTTTAGTCAAAGTTACCACACGACATGTTACGCCAATGATGAACCCAGGTCACGAAGCTATCCATCAGGATGGCAACAAAGCTGACTGCTACACTGGGAAATTGAGGTACTGCGTTATTCATTGTATTATCTCGCAATAGGTATCATTCATTACAGTTTGATTTGATTAATCGCTCATGACTCGGGACAAAACGTCGACATTGCTCCTGGAGCATGCTTAAATGCCACCCTcccaagaaaaaaagacatCGTGTATACAACAACCCGAGCAGCGTGCTCGGGGGATAGATGGATGGTGGCCGAGATGTGAGCGTATTACGTTATGTCTTGTTACCGCTGCCGGCCTGGGCAGCGGCAGTGGTGATTTCAGAGGgaatggtgatggtgttggccaCATTGTCTTCGTCTGCTCTGGCTGTCGAGTCAACAGCTTCGGTGTTGACAGGACGGTtgccttcatcttgaacagGACGAAGCTCAACATGGTCCTGGCCTCGGGCTTCACCCTCAGCCGACGCACCAGCACCATCCCCTTCCGCGTCCCGCACGGCGGCCGTTGCCGGCTTCAAGGGCGTCGTCCCGCGCTAAGAGTAGTCGTCCTTGACGCGGCGGCCATCGTAGCCCGTGGTGCTGCGGACACTGCGGTTTCGTCGCCAGGTGCGGCCGCTGTAGCCTCCGCTGGACGACGACTTGTCACCGCGCAGGcccaggaagaagagcacggtggcgaggaagagagccGCCCAGGAGgcccagccaaagccaaaggcGTACCTGCCGAGGGAGGCGGAGCGTCCATCAGACTTGAAGGCATCACGGGCCTTGACAAAGGTGGCACTTGAGATTGTTAGTAAGTTGAGTTTTCGTTGTGGGTGAGGAAATACATACGTCATCAGGGACATGGCAACTGAGGAGCACAGCAGAGCCAGGGTCGAGAAGCATCCTGAGATGGCAGCGCCAAGACGGCCGCAGCAAGCGAGGAAACCAGCAAAGAAGGCGACCGTCTCAAAGAAGAGGGTGATGAGGATAAACACCCATCCGAAGCGCCAGAGCAAAAAGTACTTGCCCGAGGTTCGATCACCATCGCTGCCGCCAACCAGCGAGTCCGGTGCACCGGAGGGGTTCGGGCTCCAGGCGCGGCCGATGGAGGGCGCAGGGCGAGCACCGCTGCAGTCCTTGTTTCCGGCACCGCAGATGTAGAAAAAGGTCCACTGGGTGACGTCGCGGGCGCCGGTGATGTCGCTTGTGTCGGCGCGGAGGAAATAGGTCTTGTTGAAGGGCGTGGTGTTGCTAATGCCCGAGAGAATGATAaaccagaggaagaggagggatgtggcgaggaggacgagggccGCGAGGCCGAGGGGGGCGTCTAGAATCACGATTAGTGGTGATGTTGGATTTTTTGGTGTTTAGGGGCAAGCTCACGCTTTGCCATTGTGATTGATTTTCGAGAGAAGCTGAACAAACTCGATCTGACTGGCAAAAGAGTCGCTCGCTCGACAAGTTAAAACCTgaccgaggaagaaaaaagatggTCAAATGTGCCGACGTCGGTTGATTTTTTTTGCTGCTATatttgcttgcttgcttgtcgTGTCGTCACGCCAGGATCACCACCAGGGAAGCAAGGCAAGCACTGTAAAAAGGGCGCTAGTGGGGTCGTGCGTTTTGGCGTGTTTAATTACCGGCAGAtggggaagggaagaagaagcagggaGGCAAGCGTaaaacaagaagaagggagaaTTAGAGGAAGCAAAAGATTGCGATGGAGCTTGTTTTTGCCGAGGTAGATTTTTTGTTATTGTTTCTTTTCCCTTCtcttttttagctttttCAATAGCGCATGTACAGAGTCAaatgtgatgtgatgtttGCCGATGCCTCGTGTTGCTGGTGGAGCCACTGGATGTCTGTCTCAGTCGACAGAGAATGATGTCTTATTAGAGGGACAACgatgagaagaggaagattAAAAAGGTGGACAAACAGGTTCTGGGGAGAACAAGGTTAATAAaccatggatgggatggtcCAGGGAGGGGGAAGGGGATCacagtccagtccagtcaaTTCAGTCCAgtctggagatggaggcgttACGTAGGCTCCCGTggtccatcaccaccaaagaCTCTGTGTGAATGGCACTAAAAAGCCTGGTTCACCGCACAGAGCCCATGATGCTTTCCAGGGCCAAGAGAGAGGGTGGGGAGACGGACGGGACTCTCTCTCGTCTCCCCTCCAGGTGGAACAGACCCATCGCTCCAATGCCTGGGCGATGACGACACTGGCGGCGATTCTCGAccagggaggaggaggaagctcagcTTGCTGCTGTCCCCCGACattatccatccatccaggCTAGCGCAgagcaaagaagaaaagcGTAGCTTCGCTGATGTCATTGCATCCgagttgatgatgccgacgatACAGTTGTTTGTCCTTGAGATCTTGTCGATTATGGGGCGACAAAGtattgccaagaagctgagcatcaagaagcacaagctCAGTCGTACGTGTTAGTCTCTATTCATGTGATTGCGCCCCCAAGCTCCAGCCAATAACCTTTTTGATTCTTGCTCGTCTCGGTCAAACAGATGGATTGGCTTCAAGTTGGTACCACCCATCTTGCCCGTTTGACAGCTGCCGATCGAGACTTGAAGTGCTCAGCTGAACAAACGGGATGAAAGTCTGTGCAAAAAAGGGAACAGACGAGATTTGTTCGGAGCCACCcccctccggcgccgacatTTTCATTGCCGACGTCACATCTCCACAAGCGCCCTTTTTTTCCCTCAGAGCCATCTCGCCCCGGCCCACGAGATCTTCAGATGGAAAGTCCTTCTTTTTTCCATCACAAGAAATTCAGGTCAGGTCACACGGGGGGACTTGTTTCGTAGATCCCTGCCAAGCCACGTCGACCGCCCCCCTCCTTTCCCCCCGCCAGTTGCCCTCCAATCCAACAGTGAGGAATTCTCATCCTGTTGGCCCGGGATCATGTTGCAGCCCAGGTTACGGCCCTCCGCCGTCCTCCTCTCCACTCTAGCCCGCTCCGAAACCCGGACGCCGGCCGCCCGTCGATGGGCCTCCCTCCTTGTGCATCAGCACCTCACCGGCTCCGGCCCCGGCGCCTTTGTCCCCTATGACGACGCCGACGCCGCTCAGGAGAAGCTCCGCTCTCGCCTGCTGGCCTGGAAGACCCTCCCCGATGACGAACCGCCCCATCCGCATCTTTTGTCCTTCGAAGCTACCCCGACTCTGACCCTCGGCCGCCGTCAAACCGACCTGACAACAACCCAGGCTTCGCGCTTCCGTGCGCCCCTCCGGGTTGCCCTCCCGCACCGCCGTGATGCCGTCCCCGAGCAAACCTTCATCCCCGACGTAAGACAGACAGCCCGTGGTGGGTTGACCACCTACCACGGTCCGGGACAGCTAGTGCTGTGGCCGGTGCTGGACATGCACTCGCCGCTATACGCGCGGTACTCTGTGATGTCGTATGCGGCCCATCTCGAGGCCACGACACGGCGTCTGCTGGCCGACCTGTTCGGTCTACAGACATACACAACCCGCGACGAGCCCGGCGTCTGGGTCCCCACGCCGGAGGGGCAGCCGGCGCGCAAGATCGCAGCCATGGGAGTGCACCACCGGCGGCATGTCACAGCGCTAGGCATTGCCGTCAACATTGATGTGCCCGTTGAGGGCCCCGAGGAGGTGAACCCGTGGGCACGGTTCGTGCCGTGCGGCCTTGAGGGCAAGCTCGTCACATCTGTTGCTGCAGAGCTAGGAGGAGGTCTAAAAGATTGGGACatggcatctttggcaacGCGGTGGGCGGAGCTGTTTGAGGAGGGCTTGACGGATGAGACCAAGAGGGATGTGGAGGGAGAGGTGAATTCGGGTCTTCGCCGAGCAGTGATATAGCAGGGAGGAAGATTTAATCTAGAGAGTATATATTTGACCCAAAGGTATCACCTGAGCATATAGAAAGAGCCtagtaattattttaatatatatccCCAAGAATATATATGCCCTCTATATCTCTCTGATTTATACATATAACTTGATTGATATCTGAGTTTATGCTGACAATTCGTAACGCCCTCTAAGGCGATTAACCAGTCATAAATAAAAACTCCTGCTGTTCTCGTAATATCTGCGTGCCGCATTGGAAACCATCTCCTCTCACACCAATATTGCCAATCATTCAGAAAGCTCGAGCTGATTAACCAACCCGAACAACCACCTTTCCAGCTCATCTGGAGCATCTCAACTATAATCTTCCGCCGCATGGGCAACAGCGTCACAAAGGTACTACGTAGTAACtcccctctcctccagcAAGGTTTGATCATGCTCATGCTTTCAGTGAACTG
This window of the Fusarium keratoplasticum isolate Fu6.1 chromosome 3, whole genome shotgun sequence genome carries:
- a CDS encoding Protein kinase domain-containing protein, which encodes MSASGSIPATPDDSSLKEFSTPASPGSEDSSEPSTPLESPSHDSPDELPRRMPSLRSVSDPPNMNPNSTAMGLLGMARHPVSTSSSFAGSGGASVENSIMAKARALHQQRMQKGMSPAGSGPMSPAGQSPTGNMSNGFPANLRMPPNMQRPSAVPHPRSAPILPKPSLSERRAKMGGGMGMKLSDMGGASPVPTTGMRRTGPPGKLSDITGDKPGQPQSNGTGPAGQGSKMDDFKKYIDTEKGWVTFDGAATITRTGVNFANGQTFSISLDEVETLAELGKGNYGTVYKVRHAKRRVPRFGQGLGGKPVPVQYSQSDPTPVRPAEDAADSEKSDGTTGTIMAMKEMRLELDDAKFTTILKELVILHECVSPYIIDFYGAFFQEGAVYMCIEYMDGGSIDKLYNGGIPENVLRKITYSTVMGLKSLKDEHSIIHRDVKPTNILVNTRGQVKICDFGVSGNLVASIARTNIGCQSYMAPERISGGGFAQAGNADGSYSVQSDVWSLGLTIIECAKGAYPYPPEVSSTIFSQLSAIVEGEPPAMPEEGYSDTAKDFVRGCLHKIPMKRPTYAMMLKHAWLSEFSKPQTITEEAEEGDEVEKVAEAVGKIDLKSSTEDAEVAEWVNNVLRQKREGLDSDGPARPALHTAPLDTVSPISSPNNA
- a CDS encoding BPL/LPL catalytic domain-containing protein, which gives rise to MLQPRLRPSAVLLSTLARSETRTPAARRWASLLVHQHLTGSGPGAFVPYDDADAAQEKLRSRLLAWKTLPDDEPPHPHLLSFEATPTLTLGRRQTDLTTTQASRFRAPLRVALPHRRDAVPEQTFIPDVRQTARGGLTTYHGPGQLVLWPVLDMHSPLYARYSVMSYAAHLEATTRRLLADLFGLQTYTTRDEPGVWVPTPEGQPARKIAAMGVHHRRHVTALGIAVNIDVPVEGPEEVNPWARFVPCGLEGKLVTSVAAELGGGLKDWDMASLATRWAELFEEGLTDETKRDVEGEVNSGLRRAVI